A portion of the Paenibacillus marchantiae genome contains these proteins:
- a CDS encoding GDSL-type esterase/lipase family protein, with translation MVYRYVAIGDSLTVGTGALLGTGFVPLYRRMAETNVRTFVSMDNLGVNGLTSGEMLQMISNNPRVRQSLREADIITLSIGGNDLIRTFKASGGIPNASKMTQVLGDTRSNVSQIMRHIRQLKGNSVYMVRTIGLYNPYPQAAEAAYWVRQYNSFLNSAGSGNYACAQVYDRFEGRERELLFWDRVHPNAKGYRVIAEQLNRTGYYPFA, from the coding sequence ATGGTATATCGATATGTGGCTATAGGAGATTCATTAACGGTAGGTACAGGAGCGCTGCTGGGCACCGGCTTTGTTCCTTTATATCGGAGAATGGCAGAAACGAATGTGCGTACGTTTGTATCCATGGATAATTTGGGCGTGAATGGACTTACGTCAGGGGAAATGCTGCAGATGATATCCAACAATCCAAGAGTGCGGCAATCGCTGCGTGAGGCGGATATTATTACGTTGTCGATTGGTGGGAACGATCTGATTCGTACATTCAAAGCGAGTGGCGGGATCCCGAATGCAAGTAAGATGACACAGGTGCTTGGGGATACTCGCAGTAACGTGTCCCAGATTATGAGGCATATCCGGCAGTTGAAAGGAAACAGTGTATATATGGTCCGTACGATTGGGTTGTACAACCCATATCCGCAAGCGGCGGAAGCTGCATATTGGGTGCGGCAATATAATTCCTTTCTGAATAGTGCAGGATCGGGGAACTATGCCTGTGCTCAGGTCTATGACCGGTTTGAAGGGCGTGAACGTGAACTGTTATTTTGGGACAGGGTTCATCCAAATGCAAAAGGATATCGCGTGATTGCAGAACAGTTGAATCGTACAGGATACTATCCATTTGCCTAA
- a CDS encoding phosphotransferase, translating to MHIIDSGSLNDSEQQLISTVLSSYGFTSNWKAQRGKGGMNNSTFMVEMGQECYVLRQYETHNDQMKIAFEHEVLSALSRSEFELDVPAPVSLPDEKHATFLAVQDHSSGRSKIVTLFHYREGHNPVWNTPDQLSGLGRAGGMLSSVMARLPITLAPVYPPYYQIQEAYPLCSPEKLLQLCTSPPDTLMACADDLQKLKVVLPDLFNTLRGMELLPHQLVHGDLNASNVLADSQDIICAILDFEFVTWDLRVMELAVPMSDLLTMDKEQAWMWEALEGLIQGFRQQVSLEPEELSVIPALILLRSLDVVMHFISRLFEGTDEPDVAVQQIRKLRERIDWMKGNEERLRELLT from the coding sequence GTGCACATCATCGATTCAGGTTCCCTAAACGATTCAGAACAGCAGCTCATATCCACCGTTTTATCCTCATATGGCTTCACGTCCAACTGGAAAGCTCAGCGTGGAAAGGGAGGCATGAACAACTCTACCTTCATGGTAGAGATGGGCCAAGAATGTTACGTGCTGAGGCAGTATGAAACGCATAATGATCAAATGAAAATTGCTTTTGAACACGAGGTGCTGTCTGCCTTGTCACGTTCAGAGTTTGAGCTTGATGTGCCTGCGCCCGTTAGCCTTCCTGATGAGAAGCATGCAACATTTCTTGCTGTGCAGGATCATTCCTCGGGCCGGAGCAAAATCGTGACGTTGTTCCATTATCGTGAGGGTCATAATCCCGTGTGGAATACACCCGATCAGCTCAGTGGGCTGGGCAGGGCGGGTGGCATGCTGTCTTCCGTTATGGCGCGCCTTCCCATAACCCTGGCTCCCGTTTATCCGCCCTATTATCAGATTCAGGAGGCTTACCCGCTCTGTTCACCGGAGAAACTATTACAACTATGCACCTCACCCCCAGATACGCTGATGGCATGTGCAGATGACTTGCAGAAGCTGAAGGTTGTATTGCCAGACTTATTCAATACGCTGCGAGGCATGGAGCTTTTACCACATCAACTGGTACATGGGGATTTGAATGCATCCAATGTATTGGCAGACTCTCAGGATATCATATGTGCCATTTTGGATTTTGAATTCGTCACATGGGATCTGCGGGTAATGGAGCTTGCTGTGCCCATGTCTGACCTTCTGACGATGGACAAGGAGCAGGCATGGATGTGGGAGGCTTTGGAGGGATTGATTCAGGGATTCAGGCAACAGGTCAGCCTGGAACCAGAGGAGCTGAGCGTGATTCCAGCGCTTATTTTGCTTCGAAGTCTGGATGTCGTGATGCATTTTATCAGTCGATTGTTCGAAGGTACAGATGAGCCTGATGTGGCTGTGCAGCAAATCAGGAAGCTGAGAGAACGGATAGACTGGATGAAAGGTAATGAGGAACGACTGCGTGAGCTGCTGACCTAG